A portion of the Candidatus Marinarcus aquaticus genome contains these proteins:
- a CDS encoding MmcQ/YjbR family DNA-binding protein, with protein MNLEQIETIFMAKQGATKDFPFGDDTMVFKVMDKMFGLISLKKNPLNINLKCDPNDAIAYRDIYECVNPGYHMNKKHWNTITLDGTIKEEILKDMVNESYDLIVSKLTKKQKEELFFK; from the coding sequence ATGAACTTAGAACAAATAGAAACTATATTTATGGCTAAGCAAGGGGCAACAAAAGATTTTCCTTTTGGTGATGATACTATGGTATTTAAAGTTATGGATAAAATGTTTGGTCTTATTAGTTTGAAAAAAAATCCGTTAAATATAAATTTAAAATGTGATCCAAATGATGCAATAGCCTATAGAGATATTTATGAGTGTGTAAATCCAGGTTATCATATGAATAAAAAACATTGGAATACCATAACCTTAGATGGAACTATAAAAGAAGAGATACTAAAAGACATGGTCAATGAATCATATGATTTAATAGTATCGAAACTAACAAAAAAACAAAAAGAAGAGTTATTTTTCAAATAG
- a CDS encoding DUF6858 family protein produces the protein MKQKVFKEKYHIFEIEFSKSELNYTTVDEIIDALKKRIDANDVIAYIATFNQYEHTVNIKGEINPIIKDAKNIVFCFGKEIPTSEVLAVRPRSIGVVELEKSFIVNFLEAPNEQANVTMENMIKSLKD, from the coding sequence TTGAAACAAAAAGTTTTTAAAGAAAAATACCATATATTTGAGATTGAGTTTTCAAAAAGTGAATTAAACTACACTACTGTTGATGAGATTATTGATGCGTTAAAAAAAAGAATTGATGCCAATGATGTGATTGCTTACATTGCAACATTTAATCAATATGAGCATACAGTTAATATCAAAGGTGAGATTAATCCTATCATTAAAGATGCCAAAAATATTGTATTTTGTTTTGGTAAAGAGATACCCACATCCGAAGTTCTGGCCGTACGACCAAGGTCAATTGGTGTTGTTGAACTTGAAAAAAGTTTTATTGTGAACTTTCTTGAAGCACCTAATGAACAAGCCAATGTTACGATGGAGAATATGATTAAATCACTTAAAGACTAA
- a CDS encoding ORF6N domain-containing protein, with protein sequence MENLAKQLIENQIYDIRNLKVMLDSDLATLYQVETKRINEAVKNNPEKFPEDFYFELTKEETEILRSKFSTFKNSLNNRKYNPKVFTEQGVYMLATVLKSKVATDVTINIMRTFTKLREFALTYKDIVIELKNLKEDLKLNKNQTIENTKHIKTAFELLTQILEDTKKTDDKVMGFRVEKKN encoded by the coding sequence ATGGAAAACTTAGCAAAACAATTGATTGAAAATCAAATCTATGATATTCGTAACTTAAAAGTGATGTTAGATAGTGACTTGGCAACTCTTTATCAAGTTGAAACCAAAAGAATAAATGAAGCTGTAAAAAATAATCCTGAAAAATTTCCTGAAGATTTTTATTTTGAATTGACAAAAGAAGAAACAGAAATTTTGAGGTCGAAATTTTCGACCTTTAAAAATAGCTTAAATAATAGAAAATATAATCCAAAAGTATTTACCGAGCAAGGTGTATATATGCTCGCAACTGTACTAAAAAGCAAAGTTGCCACAGATGTAACAATAAATATCATGCGAACCTTTACAAAGCTTAGAGAGTTTGCACTTACTTACAAAGATATAGTAATAGAACTAAAAAATCTAAAAGAAGATTTGAAACTAAATAAAAATCAAACAATAGAAAATACAAAACATATCAAAACAGCCTTTGAACTGCTTACTCAAATACTTGAAGATACAAAAAAGACAGATGATAAAGTGATGGGGTTTAGGGTTGAAAAAAAGAATTAG
- a CDS encoding AraC family transcriptional regulator, with protein sequence MKQHKSFTRIFTDKNLPFLELRYSNNTKHYKEHLHDTFSIGINLQGESVYTNKDAQYDLDKGMLAVVNPHTIHSCNPVQKTPNVYYMMYLDEQWCQGIQNSISEDITHFKEFPEDILYDETLYDEFKTLCETLFGEITYLEKEDFLIRFFTQFFGQYLKDSKEKFEDTVFEDIKAYLNENFQQNISLIDLSSKFELNPFYIIRLFKTHLNTTPHAYLINIKINKAKELLKANHSIVDTALECGFADQSHLHRNFLKIVATTPKEYQQNFA encoded by the coding sequence ATGAAACAACACAAGAGTTTTACAAGAATTTTTACAGATAAAAACTTGCCTTTTTTAGAGTTGAGATACTCCAATAATACAAAACATTATAAAGAACATCTGCATGATACTTTTTCGATTGGTATTAATTTACAAGGTGAATCTGTTTATACCAATAAGGATGCTCAATACGATTTAGACAAAGGCATGCTTGCGGTGGTTAACCCACATACAATTCACTCTTGCAATCCTGTTCAAAAAACCCCAAATGTATATTATATGATGTATTTAGATGAACAATGGTGTCAAGGTATTCAAAACTCTATTTCAGAAGATATTACGCACTTTAAAGAGTTTCCTGAAGATATTTTATACGATGAAACACTGTATGATGAGTTTAAAACTTTATGCGAGACGCTGTTTGGTGAAATCACATATTTAGAAAAAGAGGATTTTTTGATTCGTTTTTTTACGCAATTTTTTGGACAATATTTAAAGGACTCAAAAGAGAAGTTTGAGGATACCGTGTTTGAAGATATCAAAGCGTATTTAAATGAAAATTTTCAACAAAATATCTCGTTGATAGATTTGTCAAGCAAATTTGAGTTAAACCCTTTTTATATTATTCGTCTTTTTAAAACACATCTTAACACAACGCCACATGCGTATTTGATTAACATTAAAATCAATAAGGCAAAAGAGCTTTTAAAAGCCAATCATTCGATTGTGGATACAGCATTGGAGTGTGGTTTTGCAGACCAAAGTCATCTGCATAGAAACTTTTTAAAAATTGTAGCTACCACACCCAAAGAGTACCAACAAAATTTTGCATAG
- a CDS encoding DUF748 domain-containing protein, producing MNMKRLLQNKIKVLISLIILIYLVLGFFILPMLIQSQATSWVKSNLNATLKLNNVRFNPLLFKLQLEELTLEQKEKPLVSFQSLVVDFDLARTISNQYLHFKLIHIQNPKIHLEMNTNKELNFLTLLPSDNKEKTPTNKEEPSNYSELLKLKLDKLQIQNGSIAFTDNSLQTPFSTTLDHLSFEFRDLSTLENSVASHSFDTAIDTKSRLSWNGGLYLNPFKVYGKLDLKNYAVSNFWESIKTNYAFDLNKDLTLNAHIGFLLSLENGLFAQINDSSVEFKNLAVYDKKTQPLLELKQLVLDDMNLSYPAKKERKSLQTDFTLLINEGEIKNNTTLLFEPFEVESHYTVTQLPLDILNPILSQNVYLNIDSAFVNSTGEVSMRNDHTVFNSDTSIHKIELSKKNQTIIKASRVNLNGIKYDSLQQQASVKSVEVVDPFAYVHINKKSQLNLATIQKKSTSQTKKSKEESTKETLHLLLGPLSVKNGFITFEDETLPIPFKTNIHKLQGYFSTFNTKGTRPSQMSLEGVVGKYGHVAIKGLTTHNNIKDTTEVKVGFSNISIHDLTPYSGKFIGRSIDEGKLNVDLNYIIKDSKLNAKNNIAIEKIKLGEKIESKEAVNLPLELAIAILEDSNGLIDISLPIKGDLDNPQFSIAPIVWKAFTNLILKAITAPFSLLGSLFGFEEDEINAVAFDYGASAITPVQKEPLDKLLKILESRKKLAIKLYPTYDTKGDYYALQEEILDTLIKKELKDVKDEKYKERYVELLEELYESYDLDSDDLKERFETKEKFDALAYEEALKNQLILKQTVSQKQINALALKRVNNIKTYLLKNQALKPEQIEIDSTFKTEQFDKKTILNIELDTSK from the coding sequence ATGAATATGAAACGACTGCTTCAAAACAAAATAAAAGTGTTGATTTCTTTGATTATTTTAATCTATTTGGTATTGGGATTTTTTATACTGCCCATGTTAATTCAATCACAAGCCACCTCTTGGGTAAAGAGTAATCTCAATGCAACACTCAAACTCAACAATGTCCGCTTTAATCCATTGCTTTTTAAACTTCAATTAGAAGAACTTACATTGGAACAAAAAGAGAAACCTTTAGTCAGTTTTCAATCACTTGTTGTGGATTTTGATTTGGCACGAACAATCAGCAATCAATATTTGCATTTCAAACTTATACACATACAAAATCCAAAAATTCATCTGGAGATGAACACAAACAAAGAGTTAAACTTCTTAACACTTTTACCTTCTGATAACAAAGAAAAGACTCCCACCAATAAAGAAGAACCATCAAACTACAGTGAACTTTTAAAACTGAAACTGGACAAACTTCAAATTCAAAATGGGTCCATTGCCTTTACTGACAACTCTTTGCAAACGCCTTTTTCAACGACGTTAGATCACTTAAGCTTTGAATTTCGAGATTTAAGTACTTTAGAAAACAGTGTTGCTTCACACTCATTTGATACCGCCATCGATACAAAAAGTCGTCTCAGTTGGAACGGAGGTTTATACTTAAACCCATTTAAAGTCTATGGAAAACTTGATTTAAAAAACTATGCCGTTTCAAATTTTTGGGAAAGCATCAAAACAAATTATGCGTTTGATTTAAATAAAGATTTGACACTCAATGCGCACATTGGTTTTCTGCTTTCACTTGAAAATGGTTTATTTGCCCAAATCAATGACAGTTCTGTTGAATTTAAAAACCTTGCCGTCTACGATAAAAAAACTCAACCACTGCTTGAACTCAAACAACTTGTTTTGGACGATATGAACCTTTCTTATCCTGCAAAAAAAGAGAGAAAATCACTTCAAACCGATTTTACACTTTTAATCAATGAAGGGGAAATAAAAAACAATACAACACTTCTATTTGAACCTTTTGAAGTTGAAAGTCATTATACAGTAACGCAGTTGCCACTTGATATTTTAAACCCTATTCTTTCACAAAATGTTTATCTCAATATCGACTCTGCTTTTGTAAACAGTACGGGTGAAGTAAGCATGAGAAATGACCATACTGTTTTTAACAGCGATACTTCTATTCATAAAATAGAACTATCTAAAAAAAATCAAACTATTATTAAAGCGAGTAGAGTCAACCTTAATGGTATTAAATATGACTCTTTACAGCAACAAGCGAGTGTCAAATCTGTAGAAGTGGTTGATCCTTTTGCATATGTCCATATCAATAAAAAGAGTCAACTGAATTTAGCAACCATTCAAAAAAAAAGTACCTCACAAACAAAAAAGTCAAAAGAAGAGTCAACCAAAGAGACTCTGCACTTATTATTGGGACCATTGAGTGTTAAAAATGGATTCATCACATTTGAAGATGAAACACTGCCCATACCATTTAAAACCAATATTCATAAACTGCAAGGCTATTTCTCAACCTTTAATACCAAAGGAACCAGACCATCACAAATGAGTCTGGAAGGTGTGGTGGGCAAATATGGTCATGTGGCCATCAAAGGACTTACAACACACAATAACATCAAAGATACCACCGAAGTTAAAGTGGGCTTTTCAAATATCTCTATTCATGATTTAACACCTTATTCAGGCAAATTTATTGGCCGAAGTATTGATGAAGGAAAACTCAATGTAGATTTAAACTACATTATTAAAGATTCAAAACTCAATGCTAAAAACAATATTGCCATTGAAAAAATAAAACTGGGTGAAAAAATAGAGAGTAAAGAGGCTGTCAACTTACCATTGGAGCTTGCCATTGCTATTTTAGAAGACTCCAATGGTCTTATTGATATTTCATTGCCGATTAAAGGGGATTTAGATAATCCCCAGTTCAGTATTGCACCGATTGTTTGGAAAGCGTTTACCAACTTAATTTTAAAAGCCATTACCGCACCTTTTTCTCTTCTTGGATCACTGTTTGGTTTTGAAGAGGATGAGATCAATGCAGTGGCTTTTGATTATGGTGCAAGTGCCATCACACCTGTACAAAAAGAGCCTTTGGATAAACTCTTGAAAATTCTTGAATCAAGAAAAAAATTGGCGATCAAACTTTATCCTACCTATGACACAAAAGGCGACTACTACGCTTTACAAGAAGAGATATTGGATACATTGATCAAAAAAGAACTCAAAGATGTCAAAGATGAAAAGTATAAAGAGCGTTATGTTGAGCTTTTAGAAGAACTTTACGAATCCTATGATTTAGACAGCGATGATTTAAAAGAGAGATTTGAAACCAAAGAGAAGTTTGATGCATTGGCTTATGAAGAGGCATTGAAAAATCAACTCATACTTAAACAAACCGTTTCACAAAAGCAGATCAATGCTTTGGCACTCAAAAGAGTCAACAACATCAAAACCTATTTGCTTAAAAACCAAGCACTCAAACCCGAGCAAATTGAGATAGATTCAACATTTAAAACAGAACAGTTTGATAAAAAAACCATCTTAAATATTGAACTGGATACTTCAAAATAG
- a CDS encoding ATP-binding cassette domain-containing protein has product MQYLQINNLTFKYTSSEIFSNLNLSFEKGWSCIVGSNGSGKTTLFKLIARILNPQEGNIIGNELVYYCEQELHEKPNGFDDFIYTYNTKTFKLKELLHIEDEWFYRWETLSFGERKRIQIAIALFLEPNVLLLDEPSNHLDIKTKEILIKSLKNFKSIGILISHDRELLNSLCHNTVIIKNKKIYNYKTTFQKATEELDSYFNFLQKENDNINSKVKKLQNNIQAQKEKVSQSKSRLSKKNVNTKDKSLKEKINLAKLTGKDKSDSKLVTSFSKKAHVLSSKRNEIEKNFDKGITIKDEKSKKEKFSFLLQKGQLLLGEKKILKYENLSLNKSDKIAIIGDNGVGKSSFLKLLISKISSLKNYLYLPQEIDLKQKENLFEAIKSLNNEKKGELFTLIQRLSSNPKNLLNNNTTSPGELRKLFIAKALLDNIQFIILDEPTNHMDIDSIESIEQALKEYQNTLIVVSHDKTFVKNIKARIYTILKGVGDFYELKEADAANRI; this is encoded by the coding sequence ATGCAATATCTACAAATAAATAATCTTACTTTTAAATACACAAGCAGTGAAATTTTTTCAAATCTTAATTTGAGTTTTGAAAAGGGTTGGAGCTGTATAGTTGGCTCAAATGGTTCAGGTAAAACCACACTTTTTAAACTCATTGCTAGAATACTAAACCCCCAAGAAGGTAATATCATTGGCAATGAGTTGGTCTATTATTGTGAACAAGAACTTCATGAAAAACCAAATGGTTTTGATGATTTTATTTACACATACAATACAAAAACATTTAAGCTAAAAGAGTTACTTCACATAGAAGATGAGTGGTTTTATAGGTGGGAAACTCTAAGTTTCGGCGAGCGAAAACGCATACAAATAGCCATTGCTCTTTTTTTAGAACCTAATGTTTTATTGCTTGATGAACCAAGTAATCATCTGGATATAAAAACAAAAGAGATATTAATAAAGAGTTTGAAAAATTTTAAAAGCATTGGTATTTTAATAAGCCATGATAGAGAACTTTTGAACTCTTTGTGCCATAACACAGTTATTATAAAAAATAAAAAAATCTATAACTATAAAACCACTTTCCAAAAGGCAACAGAAGAGTTAGATTCATATTTTAATTTTTTGCAAAAAGAGAATGATAATATAAACAGTAAAGTGAAAAAACTACAAAACAATATTCAAGCGCAAAAAGAGAAAGTTTCTCAATCAAAAAGCAGATTATCTAAGAAAAATGTAAATACAAAAGATAAAAGTTTAAAAGAGAAAATAAACTTAGCAAAACTTACTGGAAAAGATAAATCTGATTCAAAACTTGTGACAAGTTTTTCTAAAAAAGCTCATGTATTATCCTCTAAAAGAAATGAAATAGAAAAAAACTTTGACAAAGGTATTACTATAAAAGATGAAAAGAGTAAAAAAGAGAAGTTCTCTTTTCTTTTGCAAAAAGGTCAATTGCTTTTAGGCGAAAAAAAGATTTTAAAGTATGAAAATCTATCTTTAAATAAAAGTGATAAAATAGCCATAATAGGTGACAATGGTGTAGGGAAAAGCAGTTTTTTAAAACTACTTATCTCAAAAATATCATCTCTTAAAAACTATTTGTATCTTCCCCAAGAAATAGACTTAAAACAAAAAGAGAATCTTTTTGAAGCAATAAAGAGTTTGAATAATGAAAAAAAAGGTGAACTTTTTACTCTCATTCAAAGGTTGTCTTCAAATCCTAAAAATCTCTTAAACAATAACACTACAAGCCCAGGAGAGCTTAGAAAACTTTTTATTGCAAAGGCTTTATTGGATAATATACAATTTATAATATTAGATGAACCTACCAATCATATGGATATAGATTCAATTGAGTCTATTGAACAAGCTTTAAAAGAGTATCAAAATACTCTAATCGTTGTAAGTCATGATAAAACTTTTGTAAAAAATATAAAAGCAAGAATTTACACTATCTTAAAAGGTGTAGGTGATTTTTATGAGTTAAAGGAAGCAGATGCAGCTAATAGAATATAA
- a CDS encoding AAA family ATPase — MKNRLHFMCGKMAAGKSTLSKKLSKEHNAIFLSEDELLKKLYPDEIKTIEDYIKYSKRVKDTMFEFIVDLLKKGNEVVLDFPANTVSQRQWFKDIFETANVEHMMYYVKRSDDICKEQLKKRNENLSKDAPLIDEATFDAITKYFQEPKEEEGFNIKYE; from the coding sequence ATGAAAAATAGACTACATTTTATGTGTGGAAAAATGGCAGCAGGGAAATCGACACTGTCAAAAAAACTCTCTAAAGAACATAATGCCATTTTTTTAAGTGAAGATGAACTTTTAAAAAAGTTATATCCCGATGAAATAAAAACCATTGAAGATTATATAAAATATTCAAAAAGAGTAAAAGATACGATGTTTGAATTTATTGTTGACCTTTTAAAAAAAGGCAATGAAGTTGTTTTGGATTTTCCTGCAAATACTGTTTCTCAAAGGCAGTGGTTCAAAGATATATTTGAAACAGCAAATGTTGAGCATATGATGTATTATGTAAAAAGAAGTGATGATATATGTAAAGAGCAACTGAAAAAAAGAAATGAAAATTTATCTAAAGATGCTCCTTTGATAGATGAAGCAACTTTTGATGCGATAACAAAATATTTTCAAGAACCAAAAGAAGAGGAAGGTTTTAATATAAAATATGAGTAA
- a CDS encoding helix-hairpin-helix domain-containing protein — protein sequence MPFSKEEKQKLLEVKFVGETVIRRFEQIGIDSLEALSKSSVDEITDIVSDILGSSCWKNSPQAKKAVQNAIDYAKSVQ from the coding sequence ATGCCATTTTCAAAAGAAGAAAAACAAAAGCTTTTAGAAGTAAAGTTTGTAGGTGAAACCGTTATAAGAAGATTTGAGCAAATAGGTATTGATTCTTTGGAGGCTTTATCTAAAAGTAGTGTGGATGAGATTACGGATATTGTTTCAGATATTTTGGGAAGCAGTTGTTGGAAAAATTCTCCCCAAGCTAAAAAAGCGGTGCAAAATGCCATTGATTATGCTAAATCTGTCCAATAA
- a CDS encoding VPA1262 family N-terminal domain-containing protein, whose amino-acid sequence MLDFILNQSNIGIYNKCEIIEVFGIRKNDKTPFNIFTLVVFENTKQEKTKEFSFDKLQKFKGIKDIKWGIQRRIVNIDIVKKLYDDLLNNEIFQIDDILEVGSLKLLPEQYVQSEDWFNNPQLNHILKNNFKYGSYILEFFDEDKGNCQFLLDAPELLNSFSENLTEKLPIKIGNLSDRLGNIILQFPINSFTMTWTTIKNKELRRYEGIKVEIEPKNSNFNLDNLLIRIYEENDNVITRQRLIEVKDNIVEILLDDCFGTTIEIFDKKSSFILYKNKFTIMKEMNSIIAIQEPQKRVFNVNGKTEEIVVSHNQSNTYGKANKDNKEFNLWISDRKYEDELKELEEKKSFIQYYGKQESKALLDVRELIKKYGENGVYLWDPYLSADDIKKTLYFSANAHVPLKAIRGFKKNDNQEHKKQIKENMKNIFNSDEQQFLFLNLEVRGKIDNNGYDFHDRFLIFPLEKPKVWSLGTSVNSLGKSHHIMQEVKHAQHILNTFNDLWKKLDKEECLIWKSR is encoded by the coding sequence TTGTTAGACTTTATTCTTAATCAAAGTAATATTGGCATATATAATAAATGTGAAATTATAGAAGTTTTTGGTATCAGAAAAAATGATAAAACACCTTTTAATATTTTTACACTTGTTGTTTTTGAAAATACAAAACAAGAAAAAACAAAAGAGTTTTCATTTGATAAACTTCAAAAGTTTAAAGGTATAAAAGATATTAAATGGGGAATCCAGAGGCGAATAGTTAATATTGATATTGTAAAAAAGTTATATGATGATTTATTAAATAACGAAATTTTTCAAATTGACGATATATTAGAAGTGGGTTCTTTAAAACTTCTTCCTGAACAATATGTACAATCTGAAGATTGGTTTAATAATCCTCAATTGAATCATATTTTAAAAAATAATTTTAAATACGGCTCTTATATATTAGAGTTTTTTGATGAAGATAAAGGCAATTGTCAGTTTCTACTTGATGCACCTGAACTTTTAAATAGTTTCAGTGAAAATTTGACTGAAAAACTACCTATAAAAATTGGGAACCTTTCTGATAGACTTGGTAATATTATTCTTCAATTTCCTATTAATAGTTTTACGATGACTTGGACAACTATTAAAAATAAAGAACTTCGTAGGTATGAAGGAATAAAGGTGGAGATTGAACCTAAAAATAGTAACTTTAATCTAGATAATTTACTTATAAGGATATATGAAGAGAATGATAATGTTATTACAAGACAAAGATTAATTGAAGTAAAAGATAATATTGTAGAAATTTTGTTAGATGATTGTTTTGGAACAACTATTGAAATTTTTGATAAAAAAAGTTCATTTATATTATATAAAAATAAATTTACGATTATGAAAGAAATGAATTCTATAATTGCTATACAAGAACCTCAAAAAAGAGTGTTTAATGTTAATGGAAAAACTGAAGAAATTGTAGTGTCACATAATCAAAGTAATACATATGGTAAAGCCAATAAAGATAATAAAGAATTTAATTTATGGATTTCAGATAGAAAATATGAAGATGAGTTAAAAGAACTTGAAGAAAAAAAATCTTTTATTCAGTACTATGGAAAACAAGAAAGTAAGGCACTTTTAGATGTTAGAGAACTTATTAAAAAGTATGGAGAAAATGGCGTTTATCTTTGGGATCCATATTTAAGTGCAGATGATATAAAAAAGACATTGTATTTCTCAGCTAATGCGCATGTTCCATTAAAAGCAATAAGAGGCTTTAAAAAAAATGATAATCAAGAACATAAAAAACAGATTAAAGAAAATATGAAAAATATATTTAATTCTGATGAACAACAATTTTTATTTCTAAATTTAGAGGTTAGAGGGAAAATAGATAATAATGGATATGATTTTCATGATAGGTTTTTAATATTTCCGTTAGAAAAACCAAAAGTATGGTCTTTGGGAACATCTGTAAATAGTCTTGGCAAATCCCACCATATTATGCAAGAAGTAAAACATGCTCAACATATTTTAAATACATTTAATGACTTGTGGAAAAAACTAGATAAAGAAGAGTGTTTGATATGGAAAAGCAGATAA
- the dapE gene encoding succinyl-diaminopimelate desuccinylase produces MTIIELFQKLLRYKSVTPSDDGAFDFIEEYLGEEWTCINIDREDTKNRFYYKKFNDNPQHLCFAGHIDVVPPGEGWEVDPFAAEVIDGVITARGSQDMKSGDAAFLYACKHAKNFDGTLSILMTSDEEGEGTYGTIKALEHLKEIDFIPQYAVVAEPTCEDIFGDAIKVGRRGSINGYITIKGKQGHAAYPEKCINPVHNFAHVLPKIAGHNLDDGDEYFAPSKMVITDIRGGMQVTNVTPNELKLMFNVRNSTNTTRESVEEFIHKNLEGLEYDFRTTQGSFPFVTNKESKVVKAMENSIKEVLGVTTKHSTHGGTSDARYFGAFGIEAIEFGVINDTIHSVGERTTVKEVEGLTAVFEDLIKNF; encoded by the coding sequence ATGACAATTATAGAACTTTTTCAGAAGCTTTTACGTTATAAATCGGTCACACCTTCCGATGATGGAGCATTTGATTTTATAGAGGAGTATTTAGGCGAGGAATGGACTTGCATAAATATCGATAGAGAAGATACAAAAAACAGATTTTATTATAAAAAGTTTAATGACAATCCCCAGCACCTATGTTTTGCAGGACATATTGATGTAGTACCTCCAGGTGAGGGTTGGGAGGTTGATCCCTTTGCTGCAGAAGTTATAGATGGAGTAATTACTGCAAGAGGTTCACAAGATATGAAAAGTGGTGATGCTGCCTTTTTATATGCTTGTAAACATGCAAAAAACTTTGATGGAACACTCTCTATTTTAATGACAAGTGATGAAGAGGGCGAAGGAACCTATGGAACCATCAAGGCTTTAGAACACTTAAAAGAGATTGATTTTATTCCACAATATGCCGTGGTAGCAGAACCAACGTGTGAAGATATTTTTGGAGATGCAATCAAAGTAGGGCGAAGAGGAAGTATCAATGGATATATCACTATCAAGGGAAAGCAAGGTCATGCTGCTTATCCTGAAAAGTGTATAAACCCAGTACATAACTTTGCACATGTACTTCCTAAAATAGCTGGTCATAATCTTGATGATGGAGATGAGTATTTTGCTCCTAGTAAAATGGTAATCACTGATATAAGAGGTGGTATGCAAGTTACAAACGTAACTCCAAATGAGTTAAAACTTATGTTCAATGTAAGAAACTCAACAAATACTACAAGAGAATCAGTAGAAGAGTTTATCCATAAAAACCTAGAAGGTTTAGAGTATGACTTTAGAACGACACAAGGTTCATTCCCGTTTGTAACCAATAAAGAATCAAAAGTGGTGAAAGCTATGGAAAACTCTATAAAAGAAGTTTTAGGAGTAACAACAAAACACTCAACACACGGTGGAACTTCTGACGCCAGATATTTTGGAGCTTTTGGAATAGAAGCCATAGAGTTTGGAGTTATAAACGATACTATTCACTCTGTAGGGGAGAGAACAACTGTTAAAGAAGTAGAGGGATTAACTGCTGTTTTTGAGGACTTGATTAAAAACTTTTAG
- a CDS encoding GNAT family N-acetyltransferase: protein MQLIEYNKKYQKTIPKLFTNTIHKTCNKDYAKEQLKAWANLHIDYEVWEKRLNTTKPYLAIFDEKLVGFAEFYEDNIDCFYVHHEYQGCGVGKMLINNIFKEAKQNEQTLLRVDASITAKPFFEKFGFVEVKKNRVVRNNIELINFSMQRVEDEK from the coding sequence ATGCAGCTAATAGAATATAATAAAAAATATCAAAAAACTATACCTAAACTTTTTACAAATACTATTCATAAAACATGCAATAAAGATTATGCAAAAGAGCAATTAAAGGCTTGGGCAAATTTGCATATCGATTATGAAGTTTGGGAAAAAAGATTAAATACAACAAAACCCTATTTAGCAATATTTGATGAAAAGTTAGTTGGTTTTGCTGAGTTTTATGAGGATAATATTGATTGCTTTTACGTACACCATGAATATCAAGGTTGTGGTGTAGGAAAAATGCTTATAAATAATATCTTTAAAGAGGCAAAACAGAACGAACAAACTTTATTAAGAGTAGATGCAAGTATCACTGCAAAGCCATTTTTTGAAAAGTTTGGTTTTGTAGAAGTAAAAAAGAATAGAGTCGTAAGAAATAATATAGAGTTAATAAATTTTAGTATGCAAAGGGTGGAAGATGAAAAATAG